A single Pantoea rwandensis DNA region contains:
- a CDS encoding 2-dehydro-3-deoxy-6-phosphogalactonate aldolase → MTWHTKLPLIAILRGITPDEAEAHVGALIEAGFDAIEIPLNSPEWAKSIGAMVQTFGDKALIGAGTVLHPAQVDELATLNSKLVVTPNTDAAVIRQAVAQGMIVAAGCATATEAFTALQAGAQALKIFPSSAFGPGYIKALKAVLPPEVPVFAVGGVTPENLHEFLAAGCIGAGLGSDLYRAGQPLSRTVEKARAFIAAYKDAVR, encoded by the coding sequence ATGACCTGGCACACTAAATTGCCATTGATCGCCATCCTGCGTGGCATCACGCCAGACGAGGCCGAAGCGCACGTGGGTGCCCTGATTGAAGCGGGTTTCGATGCCATCGAGATCCCGCTGAATTCACCGGAATGGGCCAAAAGCATCGGCGCGATGGTGCAGACTTTCGGCGATAAAGCGTTGATCGGTGCGGGCACCGTGTTGCATCCGGCGCAGGTCGATGAGCTGGCCACGCTTAACAGTAAGCTGGTAGTGACGCCGAATACCGATGCGGCCGTGATCCGTCAGGCCGTGGCGCAAGGGATGATTGTTGCTGCAGGTTGCGCCACTGCTACCGAAGCCTTCACCGCACTGCAGGCGGGTGCCCAGGCGCTGAAAATCTTCCCATCGTCGGCGTTTGGTCCGGGCTACATCAAGGCTTTGAAAGCGGTGCTGCCGCCGGAAGTGCCGGTGTTTGCGGTGGGCGGCGTGACGCCAGAAAACCTGCATGAATTTTTGGCCGCAGGCTGCATTGGCGCAGGTTTGGGCAGCGATCTCTATCGCGCCGGCCAGCCGCTGTCGCGCACTGTGGAAAAAGCTCGCGCATTTATTGCTGCTTATAAGGATGCTGTACGATGA
- a CDS encoding 2-dehydro-3-deoxygalactonokinase produces MTSYIAIDWGSTNLRAWHYQQGNCVDERRSEAGVTRLGGRTPAEVFASVTDGWPVNDVPVVMAGMVGSNAGWLAVPYLACPVALDQLSSRLTRVEDKAWVVPGLSVERADNYNVMRGEETQLLGALALQPATQYVMPGTHAKWVQVEQQCVQDFRTVMTGELHHLLLKQSLIGAGLPEQEENPAAFREGLAVGSHDASILSRLFEVRASHVLGARDRRHISDFLSGLLIGHEVALMAQHADRSQPIIIIAGNALAQRYQQALQFIGMDSVTLEGDRAFQHGIRSIAYDLAH; encoded by the coding sequence GGGGCTCAACTAATCTGCGTGCCTGGCATTATCAGCAGGGCAACTGCGTTGATGAGCGCCGGTCAGAAGCGGGCGTCACGCGTCTTGGCGGACGCACGCCCGCGGAGGTATTTGCCAGTGTGACAGATGGCTGGCCAGTGAATGACGTGCCGGTGGTGATGGCGGGCATGGTCGGTAGCAATGCAGGCTGGCTTGCAGTGCCTTATCTGGCCTGTCCGGTGGCGTTGGACCAACTCAGCAGCCGCCTGACCCGCGTTGAAGACAAAGCATGGGTCGTGCCGGGATTGAGTGTCGAACGTGCTGACAACTACAACGTGATGCGCGGTGAAGAAACGCAATTGCTAGGCGCCTTAGCGCTGCAACCCGCCACGCAGTATGTGATGCCTGGCACGCATGCCAAATGGGTGCAGGTGGAGCAGCAGTGTGTGCAGGACTTTCGCACGGTGATGACGGGTGAACTGCATCATCTGCTGCTGAAACAGTCGCTGATTGGTGCGGGTTTACCCGAGCAGGAAGAGAATCCGGCCGCTTTCCGTGAGGGCTTAGCGGTCGGCAGCCACGACGCATCGATCCTTTCCCGGCTGTTCGAAGTGCGTGCTTCTCATGTATTGGGCGCACGCGATCGCCGCCATATCAGCGATTTCCTATCCGGCCTGCTGATTGGTCATGAAGTGGCGTTGATGGCGCAACACGCGGATCGCAGCCAACCGATCATCATTATTGCTGGAAATGCGCTGGCGCAGCGTTATCAGCAGGCGCTGCAATTTATCGGCATGGATTCAGTTACCCTGGAAGGCGACCGCGCGTTCCAGCATGGAATAAGGAGTATTGCATATGACCTGGCACACTAA